In Deltaproteobacteria bacterium CG2_30_66_27, a single genomic region encodes these proteins:
- a CDS encoding ribonuclease PH encodes MRADGRKSRDIRAIYISLGVQKHAEGSVLFAMGDTRVVCAATIEERVPPFLRGAGKGWVTAEYSMLPRATNTRVAREGRTGKVQGRTHEIQRLVGRSLRAVVDFEALGERTVTIDCDVLQADGGTRTASINGAWIALWQACRKLAAKGAVPRNPVRDHVVAVSVGIVGGRILADLDYSEDSGADVDMNVVMTGNGRLIEVQGTAEREPFTREQLDEMLSAAASAGKKILKVQRRFAEGGSR; translated from the coding sequence ATGCGCGCCGACGGGCGCAAGTCTCGGGACATCCGGGCGATCTATATATCTCTCGGGGTGCAGAAGCACGCCGAAGGGTCCGTGCTGTTCGCGATGGGGGACACACGGGTGGTGTGCGCGGCGACGATCGAGGAGCGGGTTCCCCCGTTCCTGCGCGGCGCGGGAAAAGGGTGGGTCACCGCGGAGTACTCGATGCTTCCGCGGGCGACGAACACCCGGGTCGCCCGGGAAGGGCGGACGGGGAAAGTGCAGGGTCGCACGCACGAGATCCAGCGGCTGGTGGGACGGTCGCTCCGGGCGGTGGTCGACTTCGAAGCGCTCGGCGAGCGCACGGTGACGATCGACTGCGACGTGCTGCAGGCCGACGGGGGGACGCGCACCGCCTCCATCAACGGGGCGTGGATCGCTCTATGGCAAGCGTGCCGGAAGCTGGCCGCCAAGGGGGCGGTCCCCCGCAATCCCGTGCGTGACCACGTGGTGGCGGTCAGCGTGGGGATCGTCGGAGGGCGGATCCTGGCGGACCTCGACTACTCCGAAGACTCCGGGGCGGACGTGGACATGAACGTGGTGATGACGGGGAACGGCCGGCTGATCGAGGTCCAGGGGACGGCGGAGCGGGAGCCGTTCACCAGGGAGCAGCTCGACGAGATGCTTTCGGCCGCGGCGTCCGCGGGGAAAAAGATTCTCAAGGTGCAGCGTCGTTTCGCGGAAGGGGGGTCGCGATGA
- a CDS encoding aldo/keto reductase, with amino-acid sequence MRYKLLGKTGLRVSELCLGTMTFGEEWGWGASKEESRKIFDAFADAGGNFVDTANLYTGGTSEKFVGEFLKGRRERFVLATKYTLSMSPDDPNGGGNHRKSLVQSLDASLKRLDTDYIDLYWVHAWDGMTPLEETMRALDDVVRAGKVLYVGISDAPAWVASRANTLAELKSWTPFAALQIQYNLADRTPERDLLPMAKALDLAVTPWGVLAGGVLSGKYKSPKDRPSGARYTKDEAWAEAVVTERSVRIAETVLQVAKETGRSAPQVALAWVRQQPFGVIVPIVGAKTVAQLRDNLGRLDSMIEPDQLARLDEASKIDLGFPHDFLVQARSYIFGKTFPLIDNHRA; translated from the coding sequence ATGCGGTACAAGCTGCTGGGGAAGACGGGTCTGCGGGTCTCGGAGCTGTGCCTTGGAACGATGACGTTCGGGGAGGAGTGGGGCTGGGGGGCGTCGAAGGAGGAAAGCCGGAAGATCTTCGACGCGTTCGCGGACGCGGGCGGGAACTTCGTAGACACCGCGAACCTGTACACGGGCGGAACAAGCGAGAAGTTCGTGGGGGAGTTCCTCAAGGGCCGGAGGGAGCGGTTCGTCCTCGCCACGAAATACACCCTGAGCATGAGCCCCGACGATCCCAACGGCGGCGGAAACCACCGGAAGAGCCTGGTGCAGTCGCTCGACGCCAGCTTGAAGCGACTCGACACCGACTATATCGACCTCTACTGGGTCCACGCCTGGGACGGGATGACGCCCCTCGAGGAGACGATGCGCGCGCTGGACGACGTCGTGCGGGCAGGCAAGGTCCTCTACGTCGGGATCTCCGACGCCCCCGCCTGGGTCGCGTCGCGGGCGAACACGCTCGCGGAGCTGAAAAGCTGGACTCCCTTCGCCGCCTTGCAGATCCAGTACAACCTGGCGGACCGGACGCCGGAGCGGGACCTGCTGCCGATGGCGAAGGCGCTGGACCTCGCCGTGACGCCGTGGGGGGTCCTTGCGGGAGGAGTGCTTTCGGGGAAATACAAATCGCCGAAAGACCGGCCCTCCGGCGCGCGGTACACGAAGGACGAGGCGTGGGCCGAAGCGGTCGTCACGGAACGGAGCGTCCGGATCGCGGAGACGGTCCTTCAAGTCGCAAAAGAGACCGGCCGCTCCGCTCCGCAGGTGGCGCTCGCCTGGGTCCGGCAACAGCCGTTCGGGGTAATCGTTCCGATCGTCGGGGCGAAAACCGTCGCGCAGCTGCGGGACAATCTCGGGCGCCTCGATTCCATGATCGAACCGGATCAACTCGCGAGGCTGGACGAGGCGAGCAAAATCGATCTCGGATTCCCGCACGACTTCCTCGTGCAGGCGCGGTCCTACATCTTCGGGAAGACGTTCCCGCTGATCGACAACCACCGGGCCTGA